From a single Phocoena sinus isolate mPhoSin1 chromosome 1, mPhoSin1.pri, whole genome shotgun sequence genomic region:
- the MIB2 gene encoding E3 ubiquitin-protein ligase MIB2 isoform X9: MEPDPQAGVQVGMRVVRGVDWKWGQQDGGEGGVGTVVELGRHGSPSTPDRTVVVQWDHGTRTNYRAGYQGAHDLLLYDNAQIGVRHPNIICDCCKKHGLRGMRWKCRVCFDYDLCTQCYMHNRHDVAHAFERYETAHSRPVTLSPRQGLPRIPLRGIFQGAKVVRGPDWEWGSQDGGEGKPGRVVDIRGWDVETGRSVASVTWADGTTNVYRVGHKGKVDLKCVGEAAGGFYYREHLPRLGKPAELRRRVSADSQPFQHGDKVKCLLDADILRDMQEGHGGWNPRMAKHNSCSVGEVVRVIDDLDMVKRLQAGHGEWTDDMAPALGHVGRVLKVFGDGNLGVLVNGKLWTFSPSCLVAYRPEEDANLDVAERARENKSSLSVVLDKLRAQKSDLEHPGRLVVEVALGNVARALDLLRRHPEQVDTKNHGRTALQVAAYLGQVELVRLLLQARAGVDLPDDEGSTALHYAALGNQPEAARVLLSWGCGANTLNGTQSSALHVAVQRGFLEVVRVLCECGCDVNLPDAHADTPLHCAISAGTGASGIVEVLTEVPGIDVTATNSQGFTLLHHASLKGHTLAVRRILARARQLVDAKKEDGFTALHLAALNDHREVAQVLIREGHCDVNVRNRKLQSPLHLAVQQAHVGLVPLLVDAGCSANAEDEEGDTALHVALQRHQLLPLATDGAGGDPGALQLLSRAAECLVCSELALLVLFSPCQHRMVCEECARRMKKCIRCQAVIVKKLRPDGTEVVSAAPAPGPPRQLVEELQSRYRQMEERITCPICIDSHIRLVFQCGHGACAPCGAALSACPICRQPIRDRIQIFV, translated from the exons ATGGAGCCAGACCCCCAGGCGGGCGTGCAGGTGGGCATGCGCGTGGTACGCGGCGTGGACTGGAAGTGGGGCCAGCAGGACGGCGGCGAGGGCGGCGTGGGCACGGTGGTGGAGCTCGGCCGCCACGGCAGCCCTTCGACCCCCGACCGCACGGTGGTCGTGCAGTGGGACCACGGCACGCGCACCAACTACCGCGCGGGCTACCAGGGCGCGCATGACCTGCTGCTCTACGACAACGCCCAGATCG GCGTCCGCCACCCCAACATTATCTGCGACTGCTGCAAGAAGCACGGGCTGCGGGGCATGCGCTGGAAGTGCCGCGTCTGCTTCGACTACGATCTCTGCACGCAGTGCTACATGCACAACAGGCACGACGTGGCCCACGCCTTCGAGCGCTACGAGACGGCCCACTCGCGCCC GGTCACGCTGAGTCCCCGCCAGGGCCTCCCAAGGATCCCGTTAAGGGGCATCTTCCAGGGAGCGAAGGTGGTTCGGGGCCCCGACTGGGAGTGGGGTTCGCAGGATG gaggggaagggaagccaGGCCGAGTGGTGGACATCCGTGGCTGGGATGTGGAGACGGGCCGGAGCGTGGCCAGCGTGACATGGGCCGACGGCACCACCAACGTGTACCGCGTGGGCCACAAGGGCAAGGTGGACCTCAAGTGTGTGGGCGAGGCAGCTGGCGGCTTCTACTACAGGGAGCATCTCCCGAGGCTCG GCAAGCCCGCAGAGCTGCGGCGCAGGGTGAGCGCCGACAGCCAGCCCTTCCAGCACGGGGACAAGGTCAAGTGTCTGCTGGACGCGGACATCCTGAGGGACATGCAGGAAGGCCACGGCGGATGGAACCCCCGGATGGCCAAG CACAACTCCTGCTCGGTGGGGGAAGTCGTGCGGGTCATCGACGACCTCGACATGGTGAAGCGGCTGCAGGCCGGGCACGGCGAGTGGACAGATGACATGGCCCCC gctCTGGGCCACGTCGGGAGAGTGCTCAAGGTTTTCGGAGATGGGAACTTGGGTGTGCTGGTCAATGGTAAGCTGTGGACCTTCAGCCCCTCCTGCCTGGTGGCCTACCGGCCTGAGGAGGACGCCAACCTGGACGTGGCCGAGCGCGCCCGGGAGAACAAAA gctcCCTGAGTGTCGTCCTGGACAAGCTTCGAGCCCAGAAGAGTGATCTGGAGCACCCGGGGAGGCTGGTGGTGGAGGTGGCCCTGGGCAACGTGGCCCGGGCTCTGGACCTGCTGCGGCGGCACCCGGAGCAG GTGGACACCAAGAACCATGGCAGGACCGCCCTGCAGGTGGCTGCCTATCTAGGCCAGGTGGAGCTGGTGcggctgctgctgcaggctcgggCGGGCGTGGACCTGCCGGACGACGAGGGCAGCACGGCACTGCACTACGCGGCGCTGGG GAACCAGCCAGAGGCCGCCCGGGTGCTCCTGAGCTGGGGTTGCGGGGCCAACACTCTTAACGGCACCCAGAGCTCGGCGCTGCACGTGGCCGTGCAgaggggcttcctggaggtggtgagGGTCCTCTGTGAGTGCGGCTGTGACGTCAACCTGCCC GACGCCCATGCTGACACGCCCCTGCACTGCGCCATCTCGGCGGGCACTGGCGCCAGCGGCATCGTGGAGGTCCTCACCGAGGTGCCGGGTATCGACGTCACTGCCACGAACAGCCAAGGCTTCACCCTGCTGCACCACGCATCCCTCAAAGGCCACACACT AGCAGTCAGAAGGATTCTGGCGCGGGCCCGGCAGCTGGTGGACGCCAAGAAGGAGGATGGGTTCACAGCGCTGCACCTGGCCGCCCTGAACGACCACAGGGAGGTGGCCCAGGTTCTCATCCGAGAG ggccaTTGTGACGTGAACGTTCGCAACCGGAAGCTCCAGTCCCCGCTGCACCTGGCTGTGCAGCAGGCCCACGTGGGGCTGGTGCCGCTGCTGGTGGACGCTGGCTGCAGCGCCAATGCCGAGGACGAGGAGGGGGACACGGCTCTGCATGTGGCACTGCAGCGGCACCAGCTGCTGCCCCTGGCGACTGATGGGGCCGGGGGGGACCCAGGGGCCTTGCAGCTGCTGTCAAGG GCCGCCGAGTGCCTGGTGTGTTCGGAGCTGGCGCTGTTGGTGCTGTTCTCGCCTTGCCAGCACCGCATGGTGTGTGAGG AGTGCGCCCGCAGGATGAAGAAGTGCATCAGGTGCCAGGCGGTCATCGTCAAGAAGCTGCGCCCAG ACGGCACGGAGGTGGTCagcgccgcccccgcccccggcccacCGCGGCAGCTGGTGGAGGAGCTGCAGAGCCGCTACCGGCAGATGGAGGAGCGCATCACCTGCCCCATCTGCATCGACAGCCACATCCGCCTCGTGTTCCAGTGCGGTCACGGCGCCTGCGCGCCCTGCGGCGCTGCGCTCAGCGCCTGCCCCATCTGCCGCCAGCCCATCCGCGACCGCATCCAGATCTTCGTGTAG
- the MIB2 gene encoding E3 ubiquitin-protein ligase MIB2 isoform X8 yields the protein MEPDPQAGVQVGMRVVRGVDWKWGQQDGGEGGVGTVVELGRHGSPSTPDRTVVVQWDHGTRTNYRAGYQGAHDLLLYDNAQIGVRHPNIICDCCKKHGLRGMRWKCRVCFDYDLCTQCYMHNRHDVAHAFERYETAHSRPVTLSPRQGLPRIPLRGIFQGAKVVRGPDWEWGSQDGGEGKPGRVVDIRGWDVETGRSVASVTWADGTTNVYRVGHKGKVDLKCVGEAAGGFYYREHLPRLGKPAELRRRVSADSQPFQHGDKVKCLLDADILRDMQEGHGGWNPRMAKHNSCSVGEVVRVIDDLDMVKRLQAGHGEWTDDMAPALGHVGRVLKVFGDGNLGVLVNGKLWTFSPSCLVAYRPEEDANLDVAERARENKSSLSVVLDKLRAQKSDLEHPGRLVVEVALGNVARALDLLRRHPEQVDTKNHGRTALQVAAYLGQVELVRLLLQARAGVDLPDDEGSTALHYAALGNQPEAARVLLSWGCGANTLNGTQSSALHVAVQRGFLEVVRVLCECGCDVNLPDAHADTPLHCAISAGTGASGIVEVLTEVPGIDVTATNSQGFTLLHHASLKGHTLAVRRILARARQLVDAKKEDGFTALHLAALNDHREVAQVLIREGHCDVNVRNRKLQSPLHLAVQQAHVGLVPLLVDAGCSANAEDEEGDTALHVALQRHQLLPLATDGAGGDPGALQLLSRLQASGLPGSMELTVGAAVACFLALEGADLSYANHRGRSPLDLAAEGRLLKALQGCAQRFRERQAGGGGGAAQGPRLALSAPNTVTNLHVAAPSGPEAAECLVCSELALLVLFSPCQHRMVCEECARRMKKCIRCQAVIVKKLRPDGTEVVSAAPAPGPPRQLVEELQSRYRQMEERITCPICIDSHIRLVFQCGHGACAPCGAALSACPICRQPIRDRIQIFV from the exons ATGGAGCCAGACCCCCAGGCGGGCGTGCAGGTGGGCATGCGCGTGGTACGCGGCGTGGACTGGAAGTGGGGCCAGCAGGACGGCGGCGAGGGCGGCGTGGGCACGGTGGTGGAGCTCGGCCGCCACGGCAGCCCTTCGACCCCCGACCGCACGGTGGTCGTGCAGTGGGACCACGGCACGCGCACCAACTACCGCGCGGGCTACCAGGGCGCGCATGACCTGCTGCTCTACGACAACGCCCAGATCG GCGTCCGCCACCCCAACATTATCTGCGACTGCTGCAAGAAGCACGGGCTGCGGGGCATGCGCTGGAAGTGCCGCGTCTGCTTCGACTACGATCTCTGCACGCAGTGCTACATGCACAACAGGCACGACGTGGCCCACGCCTTCGAGCGCTACGAGACGGCCCACTCGCGCCC GGTCACGCTGAGTCCCCGCCAGGGCCTCCCAAGGATCCCGTTAAGGGGCATCTTCCAGGGAGCGAAGGTGGTTCGGGGCCCCGACTGGGAGTGGGGTTCGCAGGATG gaggggaagggaagccaGGCCGAGTGGTGGACATCCGTGGCTGGGATGTGGAGACGGGCCGGAGCGTGGCCAGCGTGACATGGGCCGACGGCACCACCAACGTGTACCGCGTGGGCCACAAGGGCAAGGTGGACCTCAAGTGTGTGGGCGAGGCAGCTGGCGGCTTCTACTACAGGGAGCATCTCCCGAGGCTCG GCAAGCCCGCAGAGCTGCGGCGCAGGGTGAGCGCCGACAGCCAGCCCTTCCAGCACGGGGACAAGGTCAAGTGTCTGCTGGACGCGGACATCCTGAGGGACATGCAGGAAGGCCACGGCGGATGGAACCCCCGGATGGCCAAG CACAACTCCTGCTCGGTGGGGGAAGTCGTGCGGGTCATCGACGACCTCGACATGGTGAAGCGGCTGCAGGCCGGGCACGGCGAGTGGACAGATGACATGGCCCCC gctCTGGGCCACGTCGGGAGAGTGCTCAAGGTTTTCGGAGATGGGAACTTGGGTGTGCTGGTCAATGGTAAGCTGTGGACCTTCAGCCCCTCCTGCCTGGTGGCCTACCGGCCTGAGGAGGACGCCAACCTGGACGTGGCCGAGCGCGCCCGGGAGAACAAAA gctcCCTGAGTGTCGTCCTGGACAAGCTTCGAGCCCAGAAGAGTGATCTGGAGCACCCGGGGAGGCTGGTGGTGGAGGTGGCCCTGGGCAACGTGGCCCGGGCTCTGGACCTGCTGCGGCGGCACCCGGAGCAG GTGGACACCAAGAACCATGGCAGGACCGCCCTGCAGGTGGCTGCCTATCTAGGCCAGGTGGAGCTGGTGcggctgctgctgcaggctcgggCGGGCGTGGACCTGCCGGACGACGAGGGCAGCACGGCACTGCACTACGCGGCGCTGGG GAACCAGCCAGAGGCCGCCCGGGTGCTCCTGAGCTGGGGTTGCGGGGCCAACACTCTTAACGGCACCCAGAGCTCGGCGCTGCACGTGGCCGTGCAgaggggcttcctggaggtggtgagGGTCCTCTGTGAGTGCGGCTGTGACGTCAACCTGCCC GACGCCCATGCTGACACGCCCCTGCACTGCGCCATCTCGGCGGGCACTGGCGCCAGCGGCATCGTGGAGGTCCTCACCGAGGTGCCGGGTATCGACGTCACTGCCACGAACAGCCAAGGCTTCACCCTGCTGCACCACGCATCCCTCAAAGGCCACACACT AGCAGTCAGAAGGATTCTGGCGCGGGCCCGGCAGCTGGTGGACGCCAAGAAGGAGGATGGGTTCACAGCGCTGCACCTGGCCGCCCTGAACGACCACAGGGAGGTGGCCCAGGTTCTCATCCGAGAG ggccaTTGTGACGTGAACGTTCGCAACCGGAAGCTCCAGTCCCCGCTGCACCTGGCTGTGCAGCAGGCCCACGTGGGGCTGGTGCCGCTGCTGGTGGACGCTGGCTGCAGCGCCAATGCCGAGGACGAGGAGGGGGACACGGCTCTGCATGTGGCACTGCAGCGGCACCAGCTGCTGCCCCTGGCGACTGATGGGGCCGGGGGGGACCCAGGGGCCTTGCAGCTGCTGTCAAGG CTACAGGCCTCGGGCCTTCCGGGCAGCATGGAGCTGACGGTGGGCGCGGCGGTCGCCTGCTTCTTGGCGCTGGAGGGCGCCGACCTGAGCTATGCCAACCACCGCGGCCGGAGCCCGCTGGACCTGGCAGCTGAGGGCCGCCTGCTCAAAGCCCTGCAGGGCTGTGCCCAGCGCTTCCG GGAGCGGCAGGctggcggcggcgggggcgcggCCCAGGGCCCAAGGCTGGCGCTCAGTGCCCCCAACACTGTTACCAACCTGCACGTCGCTGCGCCGTCCGGGCCCGAGGCCGCCGAGTGCCTGGTGTGTTCGGAGCTGGCGCTGTTGGTGCTGTTCTCGCCTTGCCAGCACCGCATGGTGTGTGAGG AGTGCGCCCGCAGGATGAAGAAGTGCATCAGGTGCCAGGCGGTCATCGTCAAGAAGCTGCGCCCAG ACGGCACGGAGGTGGTCagcgccgcccccgcccccggcccacCGCGGCAGCTGGTGGAGGAGCTGCAGAGCCGCTACCGGCAGATGGAGGAGCGCATCACCTGCCCCATCTGCATCGACAGCCACATCCGCCTCGTGTTCCAGTGCGGTCACGGCGCCTGCGCGCCCTGCGGCGCTGCGCTCAGCGCCTGCCCCATCTGCCGCCAGCCCATCCGCGACCGCATCCAGATCTTCGTGTAG
- the MIB2 gene encoding E3 ubiquitin-protein ligase MIB2 isoform X4 yields MEPDPQAGVQVGMRVVRGVDWKWGQQDGGEGGVGTVVELGRHGSPSTPDRTVVVQWDHGTRTNYRAGYQGAHDLLLYDNAQIGVRHPNIICDCCKKHGLRGMRWKCRVCFDYDLCTQCYMHNRHDVAHAFERYETAHSRPVTLSPRQGLPRIPLRGIFQGAKVVRGPDWEWGSQDGGEGKPGRVVDIRGWDVETGRSVASVTWADGTTNVYRVGHKGKVDLKCVGEAAGGFYYREHLPRLGKPAELRRRVSADSQPFQHGDKVKCLLDADILRDMQEGHGGWNPRMAKMGTVHRITDRGDVRVQFNHKTRWTFHPGALSKHNSCSVGEVVRVIDDLDMVKRLQAGHGEWTDDMAPALGHVGRVLKVFGDGNLGVLVNGKLWTFSPSCLVAYRPEEDANLDVAERARENKSSLSVVLDKLRAQKSDLEHPGRLVVEVALGNVARALDLLRRHPEQVDTKNHGRTALQVAAYLGQVELVRLLLQARAGVDLPDDEGSTALHYAALGNQPEAARVLLSWGCGANTLNGTQSSALHVAVQRGFLEVVRVLCECGCDVNLPDAHADTPLHCAISAGTGASGIVEVLTEVPGIDVTATNSQGFTLLHHASLKGHTLAVRRILARARQLVDAKKEDGFTALHLAALNDHREVAQVLIREGHCDVNVRNRKLQSPLHLAVQQAHVGLVPLLVDAGCSANAEDEEGDTALHVALQRHQLLPLATDGAGGDPGALQLLSRLQASGLPGSMELTVGAAVACFLALEGADLSYANHRGRSPLDLAAEGRLLKALQGCAQRFRERQAGGGGGAAQGPRLALSAPNTVTNLHVAAPSGPEAAECLVCSELALLVLFSPCQHRMVCEECARRMKKCIRCQAVIVKKLRPDGTEVVSAAPAPGPPRQLVEELQSRYRQMEERITCPICIDSHIRLVFQCGHGACAPCGAALSACPICRQPIRDRIQIFV; encoded by the exons ATGGAGCCAGACCCCCAGGCGGGCGTGCAGGTGGGCATGCGCGTGGTACGCGGCGTGGACTGGAAGTGGGGCCAGCAGGACGGCGGCGAGGGCGGCGTGGGCACGGTGGTGGAGCTCGGCCGCCACGGCAGCCCTTCGACCCCCGACCGCACGGTGGTCGTGCAGTGGGACCACGGCACGCGCACCAACTACCGCGCGGGCTACCAGGGCGCGCATGACCTGCTGCTCTACGACAACGCCCAGATCG GCGTCCGCCACCCCAACATTATCTGCGACTGCTGCAAGAAGCACGGGCTGCGGGGCATGCGCTGGAAGTGCCGCGTCTGCTTCGACTACGATCTCTGCACGCAGTGCTACATGCACAACAGGCACGACGTGGCCCACGCCTTCGAGCGCTACGAGACGGCCCACTCGCGCCC GGTCACGCTGAGTCCCCGCCAGGGCCTCCCAAGGATCCCGTTAAGGGGCATCTTCCAGGGAGCGAAGGTGGTTCGGGGCCCCGACTGGGAGTGGGGTTCGCAGGATG gaggggaagggaagccaGGCCGAGTGGTGGACATCCGTGGCTGGGATGTGGAGACGGGCCGGAGCGTGGCCAGCGTGACATGGGCCGACGGCACCACCAACGTGTACCGCGTGGGCCACAAGGGCAAGGTGGACCTCAAGTGTGTGGGCGAGGCAGCTGGCGGCTTCTACTACAGGGAGCATCTCCCGAGGCTCG GCAAGCCCGCAGAGCTGCGGCGCAGGGTGAGCGCCGACAGCCAGCCCTTCCAGCACGGGGACAAGGTCAAGTGTCTGCTGGACGCGGACATCCTGAGGGACATGCAGGAAGGCCACGGCGGATGGAACCCCCGGATGGCCAAG ATGGGCACCGTACACCGCATCACGGACCGTGGGGACGTGCGTGTGCAGTTCAACCACAAGACCCGCTGGACCTTCCACCCGGGGGCTCTCAGCAAG CACAACTCCTGCTCGGTGGGGGAAGTCGTGCGGGTCATCGACGACCTCGACATGGTGAAGCGGCTGCAGGCCGGGCACGGCGAGTGGACAGATGACATGGCCCCC gctCTGGGCCACGTCGGGAGAGTGCTCAAGGTTTTCGGAGATGGGAACTTGGGTGTGCTGGTCAATGGTAAGCTGTGGACCTTCAGCCCCTCCTGCCTGGTGGCCTACCGGCCTGAGGAGGACGCCAACCTGGACGTGGCCGAGCGCGCCCGGGAGAACAAAA gctcCCTGAGTGTCGTCCTGGACAAGCTTCGAGCCCAGAAGAGTGATCTGGAGCACCCGGGGAGGCTGGTGGTGGAGGTGGCCCTGGGCAACGTGGCCCGGGCTCTGGACCTGCTGCGGCGGCACCCGGAGCAG GTGGACACCAAGAACCATGGCAGGACCGCCCTGCAGGTGGCTGCCTATCTAGGCCAGGTGGAGCTGGTGcggctgctgctgcaggctcgggCGGGCGTGGACCTGCCGGACGACGAGGGCAGCACGGCACTGCACTACGCGGCGCTGGG GAACCAGCCAGAGGCCGCCCGGGTGCTCCTGAGCTGGGGTTGCGGGGCCAACACTCTTAACGGCACCCAGAGCTCGGCGCTGCACGTGGCCGTGCAgaggggcttcctggaggtggtgagGGTCCTCTGTGAGTGCGGCTGTGACGTCAACCTGCCC GACGCCCATGCTGACACGCCCCTGCACTGCGCCATCTCGGCGGGCACTGGCGCCAGCGGCATCGTGGAGGTCCTCACCGAGGTGCCGGGTATCGACGTCACTGCCACGAACAGCCAAGGCTTCACCCTGCTGCACCACGCATCCCTCAAAGGCCACACACT AGCAGTCAGAAGGATTCTGGCGCGGGCCCGGCAGCTGGTGGACGCCAAGAAGGAGGATGGGTTCACAGCGCTGCACCTGGCCGCCCTGAACGACCACAGGGAGGTGGCCCAGGTTCTCATCCGAGAG ggccaTTGTGACGTGAACGTTCGCAACCGGAAGCTCCAGTCCCCGCTGCACCTGGCTGTGCAGCAGGCCCACGTGGGGCTGGTGCCGCTGCTGGTGGACGCTGGCTGCAGCGCCAATGCCGAGGACGAGGAGGGGGACACGGCTCTGCATGTGGCACTGCAGCGGCACCAGCTGCTGCCCCTGGCGACTGATGGGGCCGGGGGGGACCCAGGGGCCTTGCAGCTGCTGTCAAGG CTACAGGCCTCGGGCCTTCCGGGCAGCATGGAGCTGACGGTGGGCGCGGCGGTCGCCTGCTTCTTGGCGCTGGAGGGCGCCGACCTGAGCTATGCCAACCACCGCGGCCGGAGCCCGCTGGACCTGGCAGCTGAGGGCCGCCTGCTCAAAGCCCTGCAGGGCTGTGCCCAGCGCTTCCG GGAGCGGCAGGctggcggcggcgggggcgcggCCCAGGGCCCAAGGCTGGCGCTCAGTGCCCCCAACACTGTTACCAACCTGCACGTCGCTGCGCCGTCCGGGCCCGAGGCCGCCGAGTGCCTGGTGTGTTCGGAGCTGGCGCTGTTGGTGCTGTTCTCGCCTTGCCAGCACCGCATGGTGTGTGAGG AGTGCGCCCGCAGGATGAAGAAGTGCATCAGGTGCCAGGCGGTCATCGTCAAGAAGCTGCGCCCAG ACGGCACGGAGGTGGTCagcgccgcccccgcccccggcccacCGCGGCAGCTGGTGGAGGAGCTGCAGAGCCGCTACCGGCAGATGGAGGAGCGCATCACCTGCCCCATCTGCATCGACAGCCACATCCGCCTCGTGTTCCAGTGCGGTCACGGCGCCTGCGCGCCCTGCGGCGCTGCGCTCAGCGCCTGCCCCATCTGCCGCCAGCCCATCCGCGACCGCATCCAGATCTTCGTGTAG
- the MIB2 gene encoding E3 ubiquitin-protein ligase MIB2 isoform X7, with protein MEPDPQAGVQVGMRVVRGVDWKWGQQDGGEGGVGTVVELGRHGSPSTPDRTVVVQWDHGTRTNYRAGYQGAHDLLLYDNAQIGVRHPNIICDCCKKHGLRGMRWKCRVCFDYDLCTQCYMHNRHDVAHAFERYETAHSRPVTLSPRQGLPRIPLRGIFQGAKVVRGPDWEWGSQDGLVCWWGHCLPGGEGKPGRVVDIRGWDVETGRSVASVTWADGTTNVYRVGHKGKVDLKCVGEAAGGFYYREHLPRLGKPAELRRRVSADSQPFQHGDKVKCLLDADILRDMQEGHGGWNPRMAKHNSCSVGEVVRVIDDLDMVKRLQAGHGEWTDDMAPALGHVGRVLKVFGDGNLGVLVNGKLWTFSPSCLVAYRPEEDANLDVAERARENKSSLSVVLDKLRAQKSDLEHPGRLVVEVALGNVARALDLLRRHPEQVDTKNHGRTALQVAAYLGQVELVRLLLQARAGVDLPDDEGSTALHYAALGNQPEAARVLLSWGCGANTLNGTQSSALHVAVQRGFLEVVRVLCECGCDVNLPDAHADTPLHCAISAGTGASGIVEVLTEVPGIDVTATNSQGFTLLHHASLKGHTLAVRRILARARQLVDAKKEDGFTALHLAALNDHREVAQVLIREGHCDVNVRNRKLQSPLHLAVQQAHVGLVPLLVDAGCSANAEDEEGDTALHVALQRHQLLPLATDGAGGDPGALQLLSRLQASGLPGSMELTVGAAVACFLALEGADLSYANHRGRSPLDLAAEGRLLKALQGCAQRFRERQAGGGGGAAQGPRLALSAPNTVTNLHVAAPSGPEAAECLVCSELALLVLFSPCQHRMVCEECARRMKKCIRCQAVIVKKLRPDGTEVVSAAPAPGPPRQLVEELQSRYRQMEERITCPICIDSHIRLVFQCGHGACAPCGAALSACPICRQPIRDRIQIFV; from the exons ATGGAGCCAGACCCCCAGGCGGGCGTGCAGGTGGGCATGCGCGTGGTACGCGGCGTGGACTGGAAGTGGGGCCAGCAGGACGGCGGCGAGGGCGGCGTGGGCACGGTGGTGGAGCTCGGCCGCCACGGCAGCCCTTCGACCCCCGACCGCACGGTGGTCGTGCAGTGGGACCACGGCACGCGCACCAACTACCGCGCGGGCTACCAGGGCGCGCATGACCTGCTGCTCTACGACAACGCCCAGATCG GCGTCCGCCACCCCAACATTATCTGCGACTGCTGCAAGAAGCACGGGCTGCGGGGCATGCGCTGGAAGTGCCGCGTCTGCTTCGACTACGATCTCTGCACGCAGTGCTACATGCACAACAGGCACGACGTGGCCCACGCCTTCGAGCGCTACGAGACGGCCCACTCGCGCCC GGTCACGCTGAGTCCCCGCCAGGGCCTCCCAAGGATCCCGTTAAGGGGCATCTTCCAGGGAGCGAAGGTGGTTCGGGGCCCCGACTGGGAGTGGGGTTCGCAGGATG GCTTAGTCTGCTGGTGGGGCCACTGTCTcccaggaggggaagggaagccaGGCCGAGTGGTGGACATCCGTGGCTGGGATGTGGAGACGGGCCGGAGCGTGGCCAGCGTGACATGGGCCGACGGCACCACCAACGTGTACCGCGTGGGCCACAAGGGCAAGGTGGACCTCAAGTGTGTGGGCGAGGCAGCTGGCGGCTTCTACTACAGGGAGCATCTCCCGAGGCTCG GCAAGCCCGCAGAGCTGCGGCGCAGGGTGAGCGCCGACAGCCAGCCCTTCCAGCACGGGGACAAGGTCAAGTGTCTGCTGGACGCGGACATCCTGAGGGACATGCAGGAAGGCCACGGCGGATGGAACCCCCGGATGGCCAAG CACAACTCCTGCTCGGTGGGGGAAGTCGTGCGGGTCATCGACGACCTCGACATGGTGAAGCGGCTGCAGGCCGGGCACGGCGAGTGGACAGATGACATGGCCCCC gctCTGGGCCACGTCGGGAGAGTGCTCAAGGTTTTCGGAGATGGGAACTTGGGTGTGCTGGTCAATGGTAAGCTGTGGACCTTCAGCCCCTCCTGCCTGGTGGCCTACCGGCCTGAGGAGGACGCCAACCTGGACGTGGCCGAGCGCGCCCGGGAGAACAAAA gctcCCTGAGTGTCGTCCTGGACAAGCTTCGAGCCCAGAAGAGTGATCTGGAGCACCCGGGGAGGCTGGTGGTGGAGGTGGCCCTGGGCAACGTGGCCCGGGCTCTGGACCTGCTGCGGCGGCACCCGGAGCAG GTGGACACCAAGAACCATGGCAGGACCGCCCTGCAGGTGGCTGCCTATCTAGGCCAGGTGGAGCTGGTGcggctgctgctgcaggctcgggCGGGCGTGGACCTGCCGGACGACGAGGGCAGCACGGCACTGCACTACGCGGCGCTGGG GAACCAGCCAGAGGCCGCCCGGGTGCTCCTGAGCTGGGGTTGCGGGGCCAACACTCTTAACGGCACCCAGAGCTCGGCGCTGCACGTGGCCGTGCAgaggggcttcctggaggtggtgagGGTCCTCTGTGAGTGCGGCTGTGACGTCAACCTGCCC GACGCCCATGCTGACACGCCCCTGCACTGCGCCATCTCGGCGGGCACTGGCGCCAGCGGCATCGTGGAGGTCCTCACCGAGGTGCCGGGTATCGACGTCACTGCCACGAACAGCCAAGGCTTCACCCTGCTGCACCACGCATCCCTCAAAGGCCACACACT AGCAGTCAGAAGGATTCTGGCGCGGGCCCGGCAGCTGGTGGACGCCAAGAAGGAGGATGGGTTCACAGCGCTGCACCTGGCCGCCCTGAACGACCACAGGGAGGTGGCCCAGGTTCTCATCCGAGAG ggccaTTGTGACGTGAACGTTCGCAACCGGAAGCTCCAGTCCCCGCTGCACCTGGCTGTGCAGCAGGCCCACGTGGGGCTGGTGCCGCTGCTGGTGGACGCTGGCTGCAGCGCCAATGCCGAGGACGAGGAGGGGGACACGGCTCTGCATGTGGCACTGCAGCGGCACCAGCTGCTGCCCCTGGCGACTGATGGGGCCGGGGGGGACCCAGGGGCCTTGCAGCTGCTGTCAAGG CTACAGGCCTCGGGCCTTCCGGGCAGCATGGAGCTGACGGTGGGCGCGGCGGTCGCCTGCTTCTTGGCGCTGGAGGGCGCCGACCTGAGCTATGCCAACCACCGCGGCCGGAGCCCGCTGGACCTGGCAGCTGAGGGCCGCCTGCTCAAAGCCCTGCAGGGCTGTGCCCAGCGCTTCCG GGAGCGGCAGGctggcggcggcgggggcgcggCCCAGGGCCCAAGGCTGGCGCTCAGTGCCCCCAACACTGTTACCAACCTGCACGTCGCTGCGCCGTCCGGGCCCGAGGCCGCCGAGTGCCTGGTGTGTTCGGAGCTGGCGCTGTTGGTGCTGTTCTCGCCTTGCCAGCACCGCATGGTGTGTGAGG AGTGCGCCCGCAGGATGAAGAAGTGCATCAGGTGCCAGGCGGTCATCGTCAAGAAGCTGCGCCCAG ACGGCACGGAGGTGGTCagcgccgcccccgcccccggcccacCGCGGCAGCTGGTGGAGGAGCTGCAGAGCCGCTACCGGCAGATGGAGGAGCGCATCACCTGCCCCATCTGCATCGACAGCCACATCCGCCTCGTGTTCCAGTGCGGTCACGGCGCCTGCGCGCCCTGCGGCGCTGCGCTCAGCGCCTGCCCCATCTGCCGCCAGCCCATCCGCGACCGCATCCAGATCTTCGTGTAG